From a region of the Candida albicans SC5314 chromosome 1, complete sequence genome:
- a CDS encoding t-SNARE syntaxin (Ortholog(s) have SNAP receptor activity and role in ER to Golgi vesicle-mediated transport, Golgi organization, intra-Golgi vesicle-mediated transport, vesicle fusion with Golgi apparatus), producing the protein MSTSIQNRTIEFQQCVSTYDKINKKHNKHVNNSPALSTPKKSYFSQQAGLIAKDISHVTELLSKLAVLAKRKPIFDDKPIEIGELTYVIKQDIFKIETNIQNLQKYLKGDTSVSIDAQTTQFSKNVLTLLNSKMKNVSGEFKNVLEIRQKNEIINKNRTENFLSSVSASRSSNNQSPLVDNPNASLSNLSENPFLASSPPENLPYDPDADPDTSSPYGVSNNGEYLSLPSQTQQMLLMEEQQYGNQQYLQQRNRAVESIESTINEVGNLFQQLATMVSEQGEQIQRIDANVEDINMNITGAQRELLKYYAHITSNRWLFLKIFGVLIVFFFLWVLVS; encoded by the coding sequence ATGTCTACGTCTATTCAGAACAGAACAATAGAGTTCCAGCAATGTGTTTCTACATATGATAAGATTAACAAAAAGCATAATAAACATGTGAATAATAGTCCTGCCCTATCCACTCCCAAAAAGTCATACTTCAGCCAACAAGCTGGTCTTATAGCTAAGGACATATCTCATGTGACTGAATTATTAAGTAAGCTTGCAGTATTGGCAAAGAGGAAACCTATTTTCGACGATAAACCAATTGAAATAGGTGAATTAACCTACGTGATCAAACAAGATATCTTTAAAATCGAAACCAACATTCAAAATTTGCAAAAATACTTGAAAGGAGACACTTCAGTGTCAATAGATGCCCAAACCACTCAGTTTTCCAAGAACGTGTTGACTTTATTGAATtctaaaatgaaaaatgtaTCTGGCGAATTCAAGAATGTGTTAGAAATTAGACaaaagaatgaaataataaacaaaaaccGTACAGAAAACTTTTTATCTTCAGTGTCGGCATCAAGAAGTAGTAACAACCAGTCGCCATTAGTCGACAACCCTAATGCCTCATTGAGCAACTTGAGTGAAAATCCATTTTTGGCATCGTCTCCACCAGAAAATCTACCATACGACCCAGATGCCGATCCAGATACAAGCTCCCCTTACGGAGTGTCTAATAATGGTGaatatttatcattacCTTCGCAAACACAACAAATGTTACTAATGgaagaacaacaatatggaaatcaacaatatttacaacaacGGAATCGAGCAGTCGAGAGTATCGAAAGTACAATTAACGAGGTTGGTAATTTGTTTCAACAATTAGCCACTATGGTGAGCGAACAAGGTGAACAAATACAAAGAATTGATGCTAATGTGGAAGATATAAACATGAACATAACTGGCGCACAAAGAGAGTTGTTGAAGTACTATGCTCATATTACCAGTAACAGATGgttatttttgaaaatatttggCGTTTTAATagtatttttcttcttatgggtattagttagttag
- the RPO41 gene encoding DNA-directed RNA polymerase (Putative mitochondrial RNA polymerase; repressed in core stress response; Spider biofilm induced), protein MLSAQRSLVRRITGVRLQVRMLHHTTKTSTATSQIDTTSAGDFKHSEVLSKVMSPLMSINHVKEAPSLKNYHNNKITYRSYLNLNPEKYDLDEEEKIVKYYSSKNDGVEVQPYAPEIQYLKNILESFSEQKYFDKIDQVLKSLSKLVNATEFTDICNKYLENILQDDSLSLQDLNSIIGQLQDKCKFKTNTRTEAIILGKMLNDSDNAQSSISEFFGNMEKQTIVEILRNMDVIGVDNLYKVFDCDSIDASVIPKELQEIYQEHKSKDHDDEIAEDILKLQENKQINPLDKKSLEELLPVDSFGLQVIRHSLLGLKPDSEAALKFADQVEKIIEDVDDEVLNQDIMSGKINYFEMYSKLKTEEQRQAFNEALNVFNLERQKQIEIRGIEGAKEKWKHDFEESQKRGDLNLSKGLNAQCYKWLQDVLPVLEKEYKLCEALINGNNSVIEKDDPNAKDRAMYAPFILKISPDKAIIITILELFKLHSTGGVVRGFRAYKAIQSVGKAIEAEYRIGLQAKKENKLFSQKHLSPQLQKLMRRTMQKGNESTPEWDDATRARIGGVLVSILMSVAKVNVRKETPQGLIEDFHPAFYHGMQFIAGNRVGVIKVHTDISNILSGTSLTESIQPQALPMLVEPKPWNSFYGGGSLYSKTPLVRVKDSPETEAYLKAANERGNLTGVFEGLNVLGNTAWTVNKKVFNVISHYWNSGEEFLSIPPVSEEPQLPQDIPGNSDPQKLLHHTTSKYQALDEYISNKSQRCDNNYRLEIARAFIGEKLFFPHNLDFRGRAYPISPHFNHLGGDLTRSLFLFWDGKELGEEGLNWLKIQLANVYGVDKESLAKRVEFVNENLEKVLESAADPFATDAWWQKAEKPWQALSVCFELAEAYKLDDPTKFVSHLPVHQDGTCNGLQHYAALGGDVEGANQVNLNPSDKPQDVYTYVAKLVETRVKADAEKGDELAIFLQDKIKRKVVKQTVMTNVYGVTFIGAIEQIRKQIIHLFPKDADHHAAARYLAVQVFASIRELFENAHFIQAWLTESAKRITKSVTLDFGESQYSEQELLSTVIWTTPLGLPCVQPYRLHKKKQLKTAVQDLNIVMPSNTSAVDSRKQQNGFPPNFIHSLDATHMLMTATKCAEFDLNFASVHDSFWTHAADVPQMNRIIREQFVKLHTTNLIELLKEEFSERYKDNYQVLPIPNNHELARKVKAIKKEWAEALNRPVQIADELYMERKRLQMLESEDPEEVEVAKNMETTISITMNYKPYEFANRQVSNSFQILVPIQFPEVPSKGEFDVNLVKQSQYFFS, encoded by the coding sequence ATGTTGCTGGCTCAGAGATCATTAGTAAGAAGAATTACAGGTGTACGCTTGCAAGTCCGAATGTTGCATCACACAACAAAGACTTCAACAGCTACATCACAAATCGATACAACTTCTGCTGGCGATTTCAAGCATTCTGAAGTTTTATCAAAAGTTATGAGTCCTTTAATGTCGATTAACCATGTTAAGGAGGCCCCTAGTTTGAAGAATTACCataacaacaaaatcaCCTATAGGtcatatttaaatttaaatccCGAGAAATATGACctagatgaagaagaaaagattGTCAAGTACTATTCATCTAAGAATGATGGAGTTGAGGTGCAACCATATGCACCAGAAATCCAGtatttgaagaatataTTAGAGTCATTCCTGGAACAAAagtattttgataaaattgatcaagTTTTGAAGTCATTGTCAAAGTTAGTCAACGCTACTGAATTCACCGATATTTgcaataaatatttagaaAACATTTTACAAGATGACCTGCTTAGTTTACAAGATTTGAACAGCATTATTGGCCAGCTTCAAGATAAATGTAAATTCAAGACCAATACTCGAACTGAAGCCATTATTTTAGGGAAAATGTTGAATGACAGTGATAATGCACAATCGAGCATAAGTGAGTTTTTTGGAAACAtggaaaaacaaacaattgttgaaattttgaGAAACATGGATGTTATTGGAGTCGACAATTTGTACAAAGTGTTTGACTGTGACTCGATTGATGCCTCTGTCATTCCAaaagaattacaagaaatttATCAGGAACATAAACTGAAAGACCACGATGATGAAATCGCCGAAGACATTCTcaaattacaagaaaacaaacaaattaatCCGTTAGACAAAAAAAGTCTTGAAGAATTATTGCCAGTGGATTCATTTGGATTGCAAGTTATTAGACACAGTTTGCTAGGCTTGAAGCCAGACCTGGAAGCTGCTTTAAAGTTTGCTGATCAAGTAGAGAAAATCATTGAAGACGTTGACGATGAAGTGTTGAACCAAGATATCATGAGTggtaaaataaattatttcgAAATGTACAGCAAGTTGAAAACCGAAGAACAAAGACAGGCTTTTAACGAGGCACTCAATGTTTTCAATCTTGAGagacaaaaacaaattgaaattagagGGATTGAAGGTGCAAAGGAAAAATGGAAACACGATTTCGAAGAACTGCAAAAACGAGgggatttgaatttgtcgAAAGGGTTGAATGCACAATGCTATAAATGGCTTCAAGATGTCTTACCAGTATTGGAAAAGGAATACAAACTATGTGAAGCATTAATCAATGGCAATAACTCTgtcattgaaaaagatgacCCAAATGCCAAAGATCGTGCAATGTACGCCCcatttatattgaaaatatccCCAGACAAGGCGATCATCATAACAATCCTTGAGTTATTCAAATTGCACTCCACAGGAGGAGTTGTTCGTGGGTTCCGTGCCTATAAAGCTATTCAAAGTGTAGGCAAAGCCATAGAGGCAGAATATCGAATTGGATTGCaagcaaaaaaagaaaataaattgttttctCAAAAACATTTATCACCACAATTGCAGAAGTTGATGAGAAGAACAATGCAAAAGGGTAATGAATCAACCCCAGAATGGGATGATGCCACACGTGCAAGAATCGGGGGTGTTTTGGTATCTATCTTGATGTCTGTAGCTAAAGTGAATGTTAGAAAGGAAACACCTCAGGGattaattgaagattttCATCCTGCATTTTATCACGGTATGCAGTTTATTGCTGGTAATCGTGTTGGGGTTATCAAGGTGCATACAGacatttcaaatattttgagTGGAACATCATTAACCGAATCAATTCAACCACAGGCATTGCCAATGTTAGTTGAACCAAAACCTTGGAATTCATTTTATGGAGGTGGAAGCTTATATTCAAAAACTCCTTTAGTAAGAGTCAAAGATTCACCTGAGACAGAAGCGTATCTCAAGGCTGCTAACGAACGCGGAAACTTAACCGGAGTGTTTGAAGGCTTGAATGTTTTAGGAAACACCGCTTGGACTGTGaataaaaaagttttcaatGTCATTTCTCATTATTGGAATTCTGGAGAAGAGTTTTTGAGTATACCTCCTGTGTCAGAAGAGCCACAATTACCTCAAGATATACCTGGAAATTCTGACCCccaaaaattattacacCACACAACATCAAAGTATCAAGCTCTTGATGAATACATATCTAACAAATCTCAAAGATGTGACAATAATTATAGATTGGAAATTGCTCGTGCATTTATCggtgaaaaattgtttttccCTCATAATTTAGATTTTAGAGGTAGAGCTTATCCGATTTCTCCTCACTTCAATCACTTGGGTGGGGACTTGACTAGAtcattgtttttgttttgggaTGGTAAAGAATTAGGTGAAGAAGGATTGAATTGGCTTAAAATCCAATTGGCCAATGTATATGGTGTCGACAAAGAGTCACTTGCTAAAAGAGTTGAATTTGTCAATGAAAACTTGGAAAAAGTCCTTGAATCTGCCGCTGATCCATTTGCCACAGATGCTTGGTGGCAAAAAGCGGAAAAACCTTGGCAAGCTTTGAGTGTTTGCTTTGAATTAGCTGAAGCTTACAAACTTGACGATCCTACCAAATTTGTTTCTCATTTACCAGTTCATCAAGACGGAACTTGTAATGGATTGCAACATTATGCCGCCTTAGGTGGTGACGTTGAAGGTGCCAACCAAGTTAACTTGAACCCTTCTGACAAGCCACAAGATGTTTATACTTATGTTGCTAAGCTTGTTGAGACTAGAGTTAAAGCAGATGCTGAGAAGGGAGATGAATTAGCAATTTTCTTACAAGACAAAATCAAGAGAAAAGTTGTGAAGCAAACAGTCATGACAAATGTTTACGGTGTCACCTTTATCGGTGCTATTGAACAAATCAGgaaacaaataatacaTTTATTCCCTAAAGACGCTGATCACCACGCGGCTGCCAGGTATTTAGCTGTTCAAGTGTTTGCTTCTATTAGAGAATTATTTGAGAATGCCCATTTCATTCAAGCTTGGTTAACTGAATCTGCTAAAAGAATTACCAAATCAGTTACATTAGATTTTGGCGAATCTCAATATTCCGAACAGGAACTTTTGTCAACGGTTATTTGGACTACCCCATTAGGATTACCTTGTGTTCAACCATATCGTTTAcacaaaaagaaacaattgaaaactgCAGTGCAAGATTTAAATATTGTGATGCCGTCAAACACCAGTGCCGTTGATTCCAGAAAGCAACAAAATGGATTTCCACCAAACTTTATTCATTCCTTGGATGCAACCCACATGTTGATGACAGCAACAAAATGTGCAGAATTTGACTTGAATTTCGCCTCTGTTCATGACTCGTTCTGGACACATGCTGCAGATGTTCCTCAGATGAATAGAATCATTAGAGAACAGTTTGTCAAATTACACACTACCAATTTAATAGAATTGTTAAAAGAAGAGTTTTCGGAGAGATACAAAGACAATTACCAAGTTCTTCCAATACCTAATAATCACGAATTAGCCCGCAAAGTAAAAGCcatcaaaaaagaatggGCAGAGGCATTGAACAGACCTGTTCAAATAGCCGACGAGTTGTATATGGAGCGTAAACGTTTACAGATGTTGGAGTCTGAAGATCCAGAAGAAGTCGAAGTCGCCAAGAATATGGAAACTACTATAAGTATAACGATGAATTATAAGCCATATGAATTTGCAAACCGTCAAGTTTCTAATAGTTTCCAAATTTTAGTTCCTATACAGTTCCCAGAAGTTCCAAGTAAAGGTGAGTTTGATGTGAATTTGGTCAAACAATCgcaatatttcttttcataA
- a CDS encoding uncharacterized protein (Ortholog(s) have mitochondrial membrane localization) produces the protein MFTKFQPPARQLSRIFRSYSVKSNVRLPSKTSRYLIIGIVFLGGGIAIGSHNSRGRNEDDLSTTPLSTLDSPIYATKYEFETGLAKIVDIVGADNISRDKKTLQSHNDSFFSTHHPPNPEVQVPGAIIYPDSTTQVSEILKIANEFRIPIVANSGLTSIEGQNIHTRGPYSISISFQKMNKILAFHPHDLDVVVQPGVCWQDLNEFLSSNPDGKHLMFGPDPGPGANIGGMVGTSASGTNAFKYGTMKENVVNLTVVLADGTVIKTRQRPRKSSAGYDLTRLFIGSEGTLGLVTEATVKLHVRPKYELVSVACFSTIKEAAEMASDVIAQGVSPNAMEILDETMIEFVNESTSKKQLQTPTLFFKLGGSSKNSILEQSRLIQNIGSKHRMLDFKTSSSEEENDELWSARRNGFWSTFEYGKKILPDTNDVQGWGTDIAVPVSQLAKVISQTNDDLINSGFNKKFSIMGHIGDGNCHFLILYNSPDYHKVKVLVDRMVNRAIEASGTCSGEHGIGVGKRRYLATELGQATVDLERTIKLSLDPNRILNPDKIFMIDPKDDLDNQLDEGSLLNNTSSSCNHQH, from the coding sequence ATGTTTACCAAATTTCAACCTCCAGCGAGGCAATTGTCAAGAATTTTCAGAAGCTACAGTGTGAAATCAAATGTCCGGCTACCATCAAAGACTTCTAGGTACTTGATAATTGGTATAGTTTTTTTGGGAGGTGGGATTGCCATTGGAAGCCACAATAGTCGCGGTAGAAATGAGGACGATTTATCCACAACTCCTTTATCAACATTGGATTCCCCAATATATGCCACTAAGTATGAGTTTGAAACTGGTTTAGCAAagattgttgatattgttggAGCTGACAATATTTCAAGAGATAAAAAAACCTTACAATCACACAATGattcattcttttcaacGCACCATCCACCCAACCCTGAAGTCCAAGTTCCTGGGGCTATCATCTACCCTGATTCTACCACTCAAGTTTCagaaattttaaaaattgcTAATGAATTCCGAATTCCAATTGTTGCAAACTCTGGCTTAACATCTATTGAAGGTCAGAATATTCATACTCGAGGACCTTATAGTATCTCCATATCGtttcaaaaaatgaataagaTCCTAGCATTTCATCCGCATGATTtggatgttgttgttcagCCAGGTGTTTGTTGGCAAGATCTCAATGAATTCTTGAGCTCAAACCCCGATGGCAAGCACTTGATGTTTGGACCAGATCCAGGACCCGGGGCAAATATTGGCGGTATGGTTGGGACTAGCGCTTCTGGTACTAATGCATTCAAATATGGAACCATGAAGGAAAACGTCGTGAATTTGACTGTGGTTTTAGCTGATGGCACTGTTATCAAAACTAGGCAAAGACCAAGAAAATCCAGTGCTGGTTATGATTTAACGAGATTGTTTATTGGAAGTGAAGGGACACTAGGATTAGTCACCGAAGCTACTGTAAAATTGCATGTGCGGCCCAAATATGAATTAGTGAGTGTTGCGTGTTTCTCGACCATTAAAGAAGCAGCTGAAATGGCGCTGGATGTGATTGCTCAGGGGGTTCTGCCTAATGCAATGGAAATATTAGATGAAACAATGATTGAATTTGTGAATGAGTCAACATCGAAAAAGCAGTTGCAAACTCCAACTCTATTCTTTAAATTGGGTGGGTCTtctaaaaattcaattttggaGCAATCAAGACTTATTCAAAACATTGGTTCGAAACACAGAATGCTAGACTTTAAGACCAGTTCaagtgaagaagaaaatgacGAATTGTGGTCTGCCAGAAGAAATGGGTTTTGGTCAACTTTTGAATATGGTAAAAAGATTTTACCTGATACCAACGATGTTCAAGGATGGGGGACGGATATAGCAGTACCTGTGTCCCAACTAGCTAAAGTTATTTCTCAAACGAACGATGACTTGATAAACTCTGGattcaacaagaaattttcaattatggGCCATATCGGGGATGGGAATTGTCATTTTTTGATACTATATAACTCACCAGATTACCACAAAGTCAAAGTCTTGGTTGACAGAATGGTAAATAGAGCAATTGAAGCTTCGGGAACATGTAGTGGCGAGCATGGTATTGGTGTTGGAAAGAGAAGATATTTAGCAACCGAATTAGGTCAAGCTACGGTTGATCTTGAGAGAACCATTAAATTGAGCCTAGACCCTAACAGGATCTTAAATCCTGATAAGATATTTATGATTGATCCAAAGGATGATTTGGATAACCAGCTAGACGAGGGGAGTCTTCTCAACAATACCAGCTCTAGTTGTAATCATCAACATTGA
- the SNF7 gene encoding ESCRT-III subunit protein (ESCRT III complex protein; role in proteolytic activation of Rim101 and Rim8 processing/activation; separable roles in RIM101 pathway and in transport from MVB to vacuole; involved in echinocandin and azole sensitivity) — translation MWGYFFGGNSQQKKDLPKKAIVELREHIQTLNKKKNHLQQQMDDQDQLARKYVSSKQTTLAKSALKRKKGYESNLLKVENQIETLETQLISIEGANLNLETMKAMKQGAKAMKQIHGEYDVDKVEDTMDEIREQVELADEISEAISRPVGNEFVDEDELDEELKELEAEAKEQEQEHRVPAQKAKPQPVSREEELPQFPSVNKKAPVVEEDEDEEALKALQAEMGL, via the coding sequence ATGTGgggatatttttttggaggAAATAGccaacaaaagaaagatttaCCAAAGAAGGCAATAGTGGAATTGCGAGAACACATACAAACActaaacaagaagaagaaccaTTTGCAACAGCAAATGGATGACCAAGATCAGTTGGCCAGAAAATATGTTAgttcaaaacaaacaacttTAGCTAAAAGTGctttaaaaagaaaaaagggGTATGAATCTAATCTATTAAAAGTGGAAAACCAGATTGAAACTTTGGAAACACAATTAATTAGTATCGAAGGAGCAAACTTGAACTTGGAAACTATGAAAGCTATGAAACAAGGAGCAAAGGCCATGAAACAAATACATGGGGAATACGATGTAGACAAAGTTGAAGATACTATGGATGAAATAAGAGAACAAGTAGAGTTAGCCGATGAAATCAGTGAAGCTATATCGAGGCCCGTTGGtaatgaatttgttgatgaagatgaattggacgaagaattgaaagagTTGGAGGCAGAAGCtaaagaacaagaacaagaacatAGAGTGCCAGCTCAAAAGGCAAAACCACAACCTGTATCAAGAGAAGAAGAGTTACCACAATTCCCATCTGTTAACAAGAAAGCTCCAGtagtagaagaagatgaagatgaagaagcaTTGAAAGCATTGCAAGCTGAAATGGGATTATGA